The following proteins come from a genomic window of Methanocella conradii HZ254:
- the cyaB gene encoding class IV adenylate cyclase, translating to MIEIEIKARVDAGALRRRLGQEGATLERRVEQTDLYFNAPHRDFARTDEALRLRKEEGRVFLTYKGKKLDAKSKTRKEVEVEVADFRRMEDILLSLGFTRSLRVHKTREIYHFGDAVACLDMVDGLGEFVELEALASDTKDIEERRDWLIGEMRRLGVEGELIRESYLEMLLAKK from the coding sequence ATGATTGAGATAGAGATTAAGGCCCGTGTGGACGCTGGCGCTTTGCGCAGGAGGCTCGGGCAGGAGGGCGCCACCCTGGAGAGGAGGGTGGAACAGACGGATTTATATTTTAATGCCCCGCATAGGGATTTCGCCCGGACGGATGAAGCACTAAGGCTGCGCAAGGAAGAGGGCCGGGTATTTTTGACCTATAAGGGCAAGAAGCTTGACGCAAAGAGCAAGACGCGTAAAGAGGTAGAGGTGGAGGTTGCCGACTTTAGGAGGATGGAGGACATCCTGCTTTCCCTCGGGTTTACGAGGTCGCTTCGGGTCCATAAGACGCGTGAGATTTACCATTTTGGGGATGCAGTGGCGTGCCTTGACATGGTGGATGGCCTGGGCGAGTTCGTGGAGCTCGAGGCGCTCGCCTCCGATACGAAAGATATTGAGGAGAGGCGGGACTGGCTTATAGGCGAGATGCGGCGACTTGGAGTTGAGGGCGAGCTCATCAGGGAATCATACCTGGAAATGCTACTGGCGAAAAAATAA
- a CDS encoding nitroreductase family protein → MEVAEAVDLRRSIRRYQDKDVPDGMIKAILRAGHMAPSAGNLQGRDFVIVKDRRMRELICKAALGQSFIVEAPVCIVVCANMSRSSEKYGKRGELYAVQDASAAAMSMMLMAVDLGLGTCWVGAFNEQAISELLGIPQGVRPVMLMPLGFPDESPYAPPRLGEKLEHWEKW, encoded by the coding sequence ATGGAAGTCGCTGAGGCGGTCGACCTCAGGCGGTCGATTCGCAGATATCAGGATAAGGATGTTCCGGATGGAATGATTAAGGCCATACTAAGGGCCGGCCACATGGCTCCTTCGGCCGGAAACCTTCAGGGCAGGGATTTTGTAATTGTTAAGGATCGTCGTATGAGAGAGCTTATATGTAAGGCTGCCTTGGGGCAGTCGTTCATCGTGGAGGCCCCGGTTTGTATCGTGGTCTGCGCTAACATGAGCCGCTCATCGGAGAAGTATGGCAAGCGTGGGGAGCTTTATGCCGTGCAGGACGCCTCGGCGGCCGCCATGAGCATGATGCTCATGGCCGTTGACCTGGGCCTGGGTACGTGTTGGGTTGGGGCGTTTAATGAGCAGGCCATCTCAGAGTTGTTAGGCATACCTCAGGGCGTCCGGCCTGTCATGCTAATGCCGCTCGGCTTCCCCGACGAGTCGCCCTACGCTCCGCCCAGGCTTGGCGAGAAGCTCGAACACTGGGAGAAATGGTGA
- a CDS encoding amino acid-binding protein, whose translation MRITMDLELKDIPGQLVKALEPISDAGGNIVSVVHHHEQRTNRGTIPLQVVFDIEDGLGALKEKLESRGIKVVGFNQLRLLEHKTVVLVGHIIHSDIRDTIEQIDSTGYAEVVDLAMSMPGISLKSSARIGINAAGKEEMKKAIRLLRSIAKEKDLLLIEPIETEEM comes from the coding sequence ATGAGAATCACGATGGACCTGGAGCTTAAGGACATACCGGGGCAGCTCGTAAAGGCGCTGGAGCCTATATCGGACGCGGGCGGCAACATAGTGAGCGTCGTCCACCACCACGAGCAGCGCACAAACAGGGGAACTATACCATTGCAGGTAGTATTCGACATTGAGGACGGGCTGGGAGCGCTCAAGGAAAAGCTGGAGTCGCGGGGCATCAAGGTGGTCGGGTTTAACCAGCTGAGGCTGCTAGAGCACAAGACAGTCGTCCTGGTCGGCCACATCATACATTCGGATATAAGGGATACCATCGAGCAGATTGATTCTACGGGCTATGCTGAGGTGGTAGACCTTGCGATGAGCATGCCAGGGATCTCTCTTAAGTCCTCCGCCCGCATCGGAATAAACGCCGCGGGTAAGGAGGAGATGAAAAAGGCCATCAGGCTTTTGAGGAGCATTGCCAAAGAAAAGGACTTGCTTTTGATTGAGCCCATCGAGACGGAGGAGATGTGA
- a CDS encoding homoserine dehydrogenase has translation MALKVAIIGFGNVGKGVARVLSERKDGLFKVIAIADSKGAVIDEDGLDLAKVLELKNNGGLVRTSKSSMDVVRGYDYDILVEVTPTDAKTGEPGLSYIREALKRGKHVVTSNKGPVALKYKELKGLAKENNAHFLFEATVGGAMPVFNLMRAPLAGNRITGIMGIFNGTCNYILTRMANEGLPYDMVLSEAKELGIAEADPTYDVEGIDTALKLVILANAVFGMDVKLEDVDRVGISGVCLEALKLAGEAGMVIKLIGEVRPNGEEAVLKVSPRLVPKNHPLAVQGTLNAALIHTTLAGDIYVIGKGAGSIETASAILSDMLYIASSR, from the coding sequence ATGGCCCTAAAGGTGGCAATCATCGGCTTTGGCAACGTTGGCAAGGGAGTTGCTAGAGTCCTTTCGGAGCGTAAGGATGGGCTGTTTAAGGTCATAGCTATAGCTGATTCTAAGGGTGCCGTCATAGATGAGGACGGCCTGGACCTTGCTAAGGTATTGGAATTAAAGAATAACGGCGGCCTGGTGAGGACGAGCAAGTCCAGCATGGACGTCGTCAGGGGTTACGATTATGACATCCTGGTCGAGGTGACGCCGACCGACGCTAAGACGGGGGAGCCTGGCCTTTCATATATTAGAGAAGCTTTGAAGCGGGGCAAGCACGTCGTGACCTCGAACAAGGGGCCTGTAGCCTTAAAATATAAGGAGCTGAAAGGCCTCGCGAAGGAGAATAACGCTCATTTCCTCTTCGAGGCCACCGTAGGAGGCGCCATGCCCGTGTTCAACCTGATGAGGGCGCCTCTGGCGGGCAACAGGATAACGGGCATAATGGGCATTTTCAACGGCACATGCAACTACATATTGACGAGGATGGCAAACGAAGGGCTTCCTTATGACATGGTGCTCTCCGAGGCCAAGGAGCTGGGAATCGCCGAGGCGGACCCTACATATGACGTCGAGGGCATCGATACCGCTCTGAAACTCGTCATACTTGCGAACGCCGTCTTCGGGATGGACGTAAAGCTCGAGGACGTGGACCGCGTGGGCATTTCCGGCGTTTGCCTTGAAGCCCTGAAGCTGGCTGGAGAGGCTGGCATGGTCATAAAGCTCATTGGCGAGGTCCGCCCGAATGGCGAGGAGGCCGTCCTCAAGGTCAGCCCCAGGCTTGTGCCTAAGAATCACCCGCTGGCGGTGCAGGGCACCCTTAATGCCGCCCTCATCCATACCACCCTCGCCGGCGACATATACGTTATAGGAAAGGGCGCGGGCTCCATCGAGACGGCCAGCGCGATTTTAAGCGATATGCTCTACATAGCCTCTTCAAGGTAG